One segment of Drosophila ananassae strain 14024-0371.13 chromosome 3R, ASM1763931v2, whole genome shotgun sequence DNA contains the following:
- the LOC6496996 gene encoding uncharacterized protein LOC6496996: MLQTIYNISLIQMSLLTCYSLPALDLYKIKISSVFFVWESNFKKSIMVQVSRTTKFTGICIGVYVAYAVFIFFLMPLLMPDPVSLQRSIVAFKTRHLGDISNYTMETGGTPIRSMLVTFRGSGALTLLDSLANQPGCYQHYAPLIAYGGRSAVEHQPAQVLKELEELYNCDYNSSMKMIQWGKRSPIFRRFYGAQSKLCMTYSHDSCWDPDNLAAICKLHPFINMAVYNMKLKYLALLLDRKLNLRILLLVRDPRGTMYSRKNRNWCDGLKDCEASSLCMDMVSDFKMAQILREQYPDRFSTIRYEDLAMHPAQGIKQVFEFYGIPLQRSKGRHRGIHPRSWINPENYDLDNAWGYSTHSAYEWMSKMRFDEIKAVQKVCVDAMDMWGYRQVEDFHNFSPKKFEPMLGKA; this comes from the exons ATGTTACAaactatatataatatatctcTGATTCAAATGTCTCTCCTCACTTGCTACTCACTCCCTGCATTAGAtctgtataaaataaaaatttcaagtgtttttttcgtttgggaatcaaatttcaaaaaatcaaTCATGGTGCAAGTCTCACGTACCACCAAATTTACGGGCATCTGTATCGGTGTCTATGTGGCCTACGCCGTCTTCATATTCTTCTTGATGCCCCTCCTGATGCCCGATCCGGTCAGCCTGCAACGCTCCATTGTAGCTTTTAAGACCCGTCACCTGGGCGACATTAGCAACTATACCATGGAGACGGGCGGAACACCAATACGTTCAATGCTGGTTACCTTTCGGGGATCGGGAGCGCTAACGCTGTTGGATAGCTTGGCCAATCAGCCGGGTTGCTACCAGCATTACGCTCCTTTAATTGCCTACGGCGGTCGATCCGCTGTCGAACACCAGCCCGCTCAGGTGTTGAAGGAACTGGAGGAGCTCTACAACTGCGACTACAATAGTTCCATGAAGATGATACAATGGGGCAAGAGGTCGCCGATCTTCCGGCGATTCTACGGTGCTCAGTCGAAGCTCTGCATGACTTACAGCCACGATAGCTGCTGGGATCCGGATAATTTGGCGGCCATCTGTAAACTCCATCCTTTCATAAACATGGCTGTCTACAACATGAAGCTTAAGTACTTGGCATTGTTGCTCGATCGGAA ATTGAATCTTCGAATCCTTTTACTCGTCCGTGATCCCCGGGGCACGATGTATTCACGGAAGAATCGGAATTGGTGCGATGGCCTGAAGGACTGCGAAGCGTCTAGCCTCTGCATGGACATGGTCAGCGATTTTAAAATGGCTCAGATTCTCCGAGAGCAGTACCCGGACCGATTTAG CACCATACGGTATGAGGATCTGGCAATGCATCCGGCTCAGGGCATTAAACAAGTATTTGAGTTTTACGGCATACCGCTACAGCGTTCCAAGGGAAGGCACCGGGGCATCCATCCTCGCAGTTGGATAAATCCAGAAAACTATGATTTGGACAATGCCTGGGGATATAGCACCCATTCCGCCTACGAGTGGATGAGCAAAATGAGATTTGATGAAATCAAGGCTGTCCAGAAGGTCTGTGTCGATGCTATGGATATGTGGGGCTATCGCCAAGTCGAGGACTTTCACAACTTTTCACCCAAAAAGTTTGAACCGATGCTGGGCAAGGCTTGA